The Numida meleagris isolate 19003 breed g44 Domestic line chromosome 20, NumMel1.0, whole genome shotgun sequence genome has a window encoding:
- the KIF17 gene encoding LOW QUALITY PROTEIN: kinesin-like protein KIF17 (The sequence of the model RefSeq protein was modified relative to this genomic sequence to represent the inferred CDS: inserted 4 bases in 3 codons; deleted 1 base in 1 codon; substituted 2 bases at 2 genomic stop codons), with translation MRAARWLVSMCAERAKFLVRASYLEIYNEDTRNLLGADTKQKLELKEHPEXGVCVEGLSPPPVHSAVQREWIVEAGWRNTLMNKDSSCSIFMEICTVDERRQDHLSATKLNVVDLAGSERQSKTGATGERFKEATKISLSLSALGNVISALVDDRYKQFPCCDSKLTRLLQGSLEGNTKAPMVACLYSAGNNYDESLSTLCYANXKNIKNKPYINEDPKDDLLRDXQEEVKKLKAILAEQINVNNLSVRKTSAISPHPLQEQVSIPGNQPLLQPQLDVEAEKQLITEKNGETLAQPKASYEVEQKSCAHLEEVISNLRSCYGHKLSALEENLRKEADVDLLRTANLPRSHYFCMVLSQASFRYGSTSFTATQMFLCNAQPREALVFARLQILEQQVFRGEQAENKDLKEKHKARKKITDEQRMQLVTVLQKSSDDSSNWILLDVYDSIQEEVXARCKLLEKMQKKLRAAEMEIKNLQSEYELEKIDYFSTNRCLEQDMMLLQDXRLQSLVQQDCNYSTLEKIQREPVWDEESGCWKIPEPVIPKKRLPAVPALPQPNPARKNPLAESEEPALSCICPAGALRSHAGPWRGTGLGAAGRERAAQARAQLVPASSFSKGALKTYVKQELPLLVFLKSLVLGNSLPSGSRIAFIAVSLHCLQLLGRALPKLGWATSLPHESRCRTVLTIRCFSSYFAVFLSLNV, from the exons ATGCGTGCAGCCCGCTGGCTTGTCAGCATG TGTGCTGAAAGGGCCAAGTTCTTGGTGAGAGCTTCCTACCTGGAGATTTACAATGAGGACACGCGAAACCTTCTAGGAGCTGATACCAAGCAGAAGTTGGAG CTGAAGGAGCACCCGGAGTAGGGGGTGTGCGTGGAGGGGCTTTCCCCACCCCCTGTGCACAGCGCGGTGCAGCGTGAGTGGATCGTGGAGGCAGGCTGGAGGAACACCCTGATGAACAAGGACTCTTCCTGCTCCATCTTTATGGAAATCTGCACTGTAG ATGAGAGAAGGCAGGACCACCTTAGTGCCACAAAACTTAATGTAGTGGACCTGGCAGGAAGCGAGAGACAGTCCAAAACTGGAGCTACAGGGGAGCGGTTCAAAGAGGCCACCAAAATCAgcctttccctctctgctctgggcaATGTCATCTCAGCTCTGGTTGATGACAGATACAAACAATTCCCTTGCTGTGACTCCAAGCTGACCAGGCTGCTGCAAGGCTCCCTGGAAGGGAATACCAAGGCCCCGATGGTAGCATGCTTGTATTCAGCTGGCAACAACTATGATGAAAGCCTCAGTACTTTGTGCTACGCGA CAAAAAACATCAAGAACAAGCCCTATATCAATGAGGACCCCAAGGATGATCTGCTGAGGG GTCAGGAGGAGGTTAAGAAATTGAAGGCCATTCTAGCTGAACAGATTAATGTGAATAACTTATCAGTTAGGAAAAcctcagca ATTTCACCTCACCCATTGCAGGAGCAGGTCTCCATTCCA GGAAACCAACCCCTCCTCCAACCCCAGTTAGATGttgaagcagagaagcagctgatCACAGAA AAGAATGGGGAGACGCTGGCCCAACCAAAGGCCAGCTATGAAGTGGAGCAGAAGTCCTGTGCCCACCTTGAAGAGGTTATCAGTAACCTGAGGAGCTGCTATGGTCACAAGCTGTCTGCCCTCGAGGAGAACCTCAGGAAGGAAGCAGATGTGGAT CTACTCAGGACAGCAAATCTCCCGAGGAGTCACTATTTCTGTATGGTGTTGTCTCAAGCATCATTCAGATACGGAAGCACATCATTCACAGCTacacaaatgtttctttgtaATGCTCAGCCAAGAGAAGCACTTGTGTTTGCCAGGTTGCAGATACTAGAACAGCAAGTGTTTAGGGGGGAGCAGGCTGAAAACAAGGACCTCAAGGAGAAGCAcaaa gccagaaaaaaaattacagatgaGCAGAGGATGCAGCTAGtgactgtgctgcagaaatccaGTGATGACAGCAGCAACTGGATTCTGCTTGATGTATACGACTCCATCCAGGAGGAGGTTTGAGCCAGATGCAAACTTCTGGAGAAGATGCAGAAGAAG CTGCGAGCTGCCGAGATGGAGATCAAAAATCTGCAGTCAGAGTATGAGCTGGAAAAGATTGATTATTTCAGCACCAACCGCTGTCTGGAGCAAGACATGATGCTCCTCCAGGA CAGGTTGCAGTCCCTTGTCCAGCAGGACTGCAACTACAGCACTCTGGAGAAGATCCAGCGTGAGCCTGTCTGGGATGAGGAGTCTGGCTGCTGGAAAATTCCAGAGCCTGTAATTCCAAAAAAACGCCTGCCCGCAG ttccagcactgccacagccTAACCCTGCCAGAAAGAACCCTTTGGCTGAGAGTGAAGAACCAGCCCTAAGCTGTATTTGTCCTGCCGGGGCTCTGAGAAGTCATGCTGGGCCATGGCGGGGGACAGGGCTGGGCGCTGCGGGCAGGGAGCGGGCTGCCCAGGCACGTGCTCAGCTGGTGCCAGCCAGCAGCTTCAGCAAAGGAGCCCTGAAGACCTATGTCAAGCAGGAACTGCCCCTTTTAGTTTTCCTAAAATCTCTCGTTTTAGGCAATTCACTTCCTTCTGGGAGCAGAATTGCTTTTATTGCTGTAAGTTTACATTgcttgcagctgctggggagggctTTACCCAAACTGGGCTGGGCCACGTCCCTGCCACACGAATCTCGCTGTCGCACTGTGCTCACGATACGATGCTTTTCATCgtattttgctgtatttctaaGCCTTAACGTGTGA
- the SH2D5 gene encoding LOW QUALITY PROTEIN: SH2 domain-containing protein 5 (The sequence of the model RefSeq protein was modified relative to this genomic sequence to represent the inferred CDS: inserted 2 bases in 1 codon) has product MKKKMTANGRGLDPAPPPPRTRGITKPAEDGIVXPLQYVGSFAVEELELQQHAGQLEEQLRALTDCSRRRSVVLRFSLQGLKVYGADGETLLMAHALRRILYSTCLHAEHQFAFVARNPHSPPSALFCHLFVGSPGEVHVLHLLLCRSFQLCYLQAHPELQAAEPDPPVLLREPLNPEEVSRNVNALLSLRRLPALGPLGAGHVFAQHLLQERRVEAEGRAGGWRLGNPYCSPVLVRKKAIRSKVLRSGAYRDCGAENQLQQREGTPSGWESRGARGLALLPDTEAALAESVWAFAGITRAGGIALLRGDVLGAFLLRPEPGGTPRWCLWVRAPCGVVPYCVLRTQQGRFCVEHSHAEFRSMPALLAHYSAVPGGCFCRLSAGRCNPGYEQRDAASPALVQHERG; this is encoded by the exons ATGAAGAAGAAGATGACAGCCAACGGGAGGGGGCTGGATCCAGCACCGCCGCCCCCTCGCACCCGGGGCATCACCAAGCCAGCGGAG GATGGGATTGT GCCCCTCCAGTATGTGGGTTCCTTTGCggtggaggagctggagctgcagcagcacgcagggcagctggaggagcagctgcgGGCACTGACG GATTGCTCCAGGAGGAGGTCGGTGGTGCTCAGATTCAGCTTGCAGGGACTGAAGGTCTACGGTGCTGATGGGGAG ACGCTGCTAATGGCGCACGCACTGCGCCGCATCCTGTACAGCACCTGCCTGCATGCCGAGCACCAGTTTGCCTTCGTGGCCCGCAacccccacagcccccccagTGCCCTCTTCTGCCACCTCTTTGTGGGCTCCCCGGGCGAG GTGCATGTGCTGCACCTGCTGCTGTGCCgctccttccagctctgctaCCTCCAAGCGCACCCCGAGCTGCAGGCGGCTGAGCCTGACCCCCCTGTGCTGCTGCGGGAGCCCCTCAACCCCGAGGAGGTGTCGCGCAACGTCAATGCGCTCCTGTCCCTGCGGCGCCTGCCAGCCCTCGGCCCACTGGGTGCAGGG CATGTTTTTGCACAGCATTTGCTCCAGGAGCGACGGGTGGAGGCCGAGGGCCGCGCTGGGGGATGGCGCCTGGGGAATCCCTATTGCTCCCCGGTGCTGGTGCGCAAAAAGGCGATCCGCAGCAAAGTGCTGCGCTCGGGTGCCTACCGCGACTGTGGGGCTGAGAACCAACTGCAGCAGCGTGAGGGCA CCCCATCAGGATGGGAGAGCAGAGGCGCGCGGGGCCTGGCGCTGCTCCCTGACACCGAGGCCGCCCTGGCCGAGAGCGTGTGGGCCTTCGCTGGCATCACCAG GGCTGGCGGCATCGCGCTGCTGCGCGGGGATGTGCTGGGCGCCTTCCTGCTGCGCCCTGAGCCTGGTGGGACCCCGCGCTGGTGCCTGTGGGTGCGTGCGCCCTGTGGGGTCGTGCCCTACTGCGTGCTGCGGACACAGCAGGGGCGGTTCTGTGTGGAG cactCTCACGCCGAATTCCGCTCCATGCCGGCGCTGCTCGCGCACTACTCGGCAGTGCCTGGGGGCTGCTTCTGCCGCCTGAGCGCGGGGCGCTGCAACCCCGGCTACGAGCAGCGGGACGCAGCCAGCCCGGCCCTGGTGCAGCACGAGCGGGGCTAG
- the DDOST gene encoding dolichyl-diphosphooligosaccharide--protein glycosyltransferase 48 kDa subunit: MAAAAVRLWWLLAAVVVAGAGPRTLVLLENGNLRDTHSLFFRSLADRGFELTFRTADDAGLSLIKYGEFLYDNLIIFSPSIEDFGGNINVETITAFIDGGGSVLVAASSDIGDPLRELGSECGIEFDEERTAVIDHHNYDISDPGQHTLIVADAENLLKAPTIVGKKTLNPILFRGVGMVADPDNPLVLDILTGSSTSYSFFPDKPITQYPHAVGKNTLLIAGLQARNNARVVFSGSLDFFSDAFFNSAVQKATPGSKRYSQTGNYELAVALSRWVFKEEGVLRVGAVSHHRVGELAPPNAYTVTDLVEYSIVIEKLSDGKWIPFDGDDIQLEFVRIDPFVRTFLKRNGGKYSVRFKLPDVYGVFQFKVDYNRLGYTHLYSSTQVSVRPLQHTQYERFIPSAYPYYAGAFSMMVGLFMFSIVFLHMKEKEKSD; encoded by the exons ATGGCGGCGGCCGCAGTGCGGCTGTGGTGGTTGCTGGCGGCGGTGGTGGTGGCCGGGGCTGGGCCGCGCAccttggtgctgctggagaacGGCAATCTGCGGGACACGCATTCTCTCTTCTTCCGCAGTCTGGCGG ACAGGGGCTTTGAGCTCACCTTCCGGACTGCGGATGATGCTGGCCTCTCCTTGATCAAGTACGGGGAGTTCCTTTATGACAACCTGATCATCTTCTCGCCATCCATTGAAG ATTTTGGAGGAAACATCAATGTGGAGACCATCACCGCTTTCATCGACGGCGGTGGCAGTGTCCTGGTGGCCGCCAGCTCAGACATTG GTGACCCACTGCGGGAGCTAGGAAGCGAGTGTGGGATAGAGTTTGATGAAGAAAGGACAGCTGTCATTGACCATCACAACTATGATATATCAGACCCGGGCCAG CACACGCTTATAGTAGCAGATGCTGAAAATCTCCTCAAGGCCCCCACCATCGTGGGGAAAAAGACACTGAACCCCATCCTCTTCCGAGGAGTTGG GATGGTGGCTGATCCTGACAACCCACTGGTGCTGGATATCCTGACTGGCTCTTCTACCTCATACTCTTTCTTCCCAGATAAACCCATAACTCAG TATCCACATGCAGTTGGGAAGAACACCCTTCTGATCGCAGGACTCCAAGCAAGGAACAACGCTCGTGTTGTTTTTAGTGGCTCTCTGGATTTCTTTAGTGATGCTTTCTTCAATTCTGCTGTGCAGAAAGCTACTCCTGGCTCCAAACG GTATTCACAGACTGGTAATTATGAGCTGGCTGTTGCCTTGTCCCGTTGGGTGTTCAAAGAAGAAGGCGTGCTGCGCGTTGGGGCTGTGTCACACCACCGCGTGGGAGAGCTTGCACCTCCTAATGCCTACACCGTCACCGATCTTGTG GAGTACAGCATTGTAATTGAAAAGCTTTCTGATGGGAAGTGGATCCCCTTTGATGGAGATGATATTCAACTGGAGTTTGTCCGCATCGATCCGTTTGTGAGAACTTTCTTGAAGAGAAACG GTGGCAAATACAGTGTGCGGTTCAAGCTCCCGGATGTCTATGGAGTGTTCCAGTTTAAAGTGGACTACAATCGCCTGGGTTATACTCACCTCTACTCCTCTACCCAG GTGTCTGTGCGGCCACTCCAGCACACGCAGTATGAACGCTTCATCCCCTCGGCGTACCCATACTACGCTGGGGCCTTCTCCATGATGGTGGGCCTCTTCATGTTCAGCATTGTCTTCCTGCAcatgaaggagaaggagaaatcCGACTGA